The following nucleotide sequence is from Tribolium castaneum strain GA2 chromosome 5, icTriCast1.1, whole genome shotgun sequence.
AGCAGGCGCCATCTCACCGTGCTTTTCAGCAAAGCAGCACGCTGTTCAGAACCACTGGCTAAAATAACACGTAAATCGTTGAGTTTACTGACTAACGGTtccaacatttttaacaaatgcagcgattgtttgaattatttttgtagcAGCTTCGATTCACTAATAATCACTCTTCGATTCACGATGTTATTACGTAACTCTGGAGTTAGCATTCACGAACAACGTGGTCATTGAATTTGATGGTAACGAAGCGATCTACACAGTTTACCCGAAGTTTGCTACCCTTgcttaaatttgataaaattgacaaataaaactatttcacAGTCCAAGTAgtacttttttatttcgacTAGTTCGATCAGATTGCTTGAAGCTTCTATCGCAaacttaaaacttaatgaTAGATTTATGTGATGAAAAACTAGTCCAAACGATTATCTCATTGGCGCAATGAATTTTTTCCGTGCCTCTCTTTGGTCGTGCTAATGTCGCAGCGAAAAAGCTTAACCTCAGGAATCGAGGTAACGCCTGAATCATCGTCGTAGCCTCTGCATGctaacatttattattatttcttctcTTATTAATTCTTGACCTTTTGATTTTATCTTGGAGTGATAAATACTGCACAAGTTTAAATAAGAAAAgattcatcgattgaaataaGCGGTAATGCAGAAACAGGAATATTTAAGTGAAAAACAGTGTAGGAGAATATGCTGGATTCTTTACAGTTAATTACGAAGTGACCCAGTGACCATTCGGTGGCAGCTGTATATGGACTCTGTAAAGCTTGAAACAAAAATGATTTCACTAGAAAAATGTTCATTGTTAGTCACCACGACACGATAATTTATTACGTAGAGAGTGTCGTCAAGACAGGCGAGAAAAGCAGGAAGGATTGCTCAAACGCGTTGTTTTTACACAGAAAAAATTGGGGAAATcaggaaaaatacaaaactagCTACAAAAAAGCtagaataattttatattgGCTGAAAACCACAATTTAAGCAAGAGTTTTGTTGGTTTAAAACGTTGGTAGAAAACGTGAAATCGTTTTATTCTGGCACCGAAAACGAcgattacttttttaaaaagggGAAAACTTGTCACGGAAAAGCTTTATGCGACGATTAAATCATCGGTTTTGTGGAAATTAGATGATTGCTTGATCAAAAATACGCAGGATTACGTGTCGTACAAATATAAGGATGTGTTTTTTGGGGTTTAACAGTTGATGTGACTTGCCGGATTGAATAAAAAGAGCTTCTTCAcaacatttattaaaacacttttttctctaatattCTTTCTACACTTTATATATAAATCtcatttacattttataatataataataataacaaagtaATAATGTGGAACGtaataatttgaattattaatgttattattgatTAGCTTAAGCAGAGGTCGTTTCTACCATCGACTTCTTAATAATCTCTCCGAAATTGTCGTCACAGTCGTCGGAATTGGTATTGCCATTGGTCGCGTTGTCGCACTTTTGGTCCCTCTCGGGATTATTACTGGCGGGAACATCAGACGGATTCAAACAGTTAAAATTGTTCGTGTCCTCGTATCCAGGATAATTGTACCGTCCGTGTAGTAAATCTGAGAAAGATTCGATTTTATTGTTGGCCCCGACTGGATTTAAGCTAGTGTATTGGTTCTCCTTGGCGTCGGCGGAAAAATTCTCGTTAGCGAACTGCTCGTAGCCGTTCGCATTTTGCTGGAAATTTCCTTCCAGGGGTTTCGCTCCAAACTCGGGGCTGTAAATTCCCCCTCCGTACGGATTGAAGACGGGGGAGAAGTCGGCGAAGTTGGACTGGTACGGCTGCGTGTATTGATTGGATGGCGGAGGGTAGGGGGAAGCACTGGCTGGGAAACCGACATCAGAAAACCGGGGGTCGGGGAAATGGAACCCTTGCGACGACGGCGGAAAGGGCTGGTGGGGGACGTGCTGCTGCTTGTTTCTTTCGGCCACGGGACCGTCCCGAGTGGCGTCGTCCCCGTACCAGTCTTCCCGGAACGTGTACAAGTCGAGGGAGTCCTCCCGGGCCGGCAGCTCGCCGAAGCCGGGGGGGTTATGGCCGGGGCCTTCCCCTGGGGCCCCGTAATGCAGGTTGGTGAAGCTGCCGTCGTGGACGCAGCTCTCCACGTCTCCGCCGTCCCGCAACTTGTACTTGGCGCCGTTTTTTGATTGAGCGTCCGGTTTCGGGTAGTCTACGTTCAGCCTTTCGTTTTCCATCCAATTGGTGTCCTTCTTCTCCGCTTTGATTTCCTCCTCCTTCTCTTGCTTTTTCTCGAGCTCGAGGCGCATGAGGGTGTGGATGAAGTGCGTGCGGACTCTGACCGGGTTGAATTCGATTCGGCCGCTGGAATTTCCGCAGCTATCTCGAGAACAGCCACAAGGAAAGTTTAAACGGTCAACTTGGCATTTGATGCCAGCCTGACTGCACGAACAAGTATCTGGATCACAGTATCCTTTACAGCCACAACCACAGAATTCTCGCGAAGTCCTAATATCACGGCACTCGTCTTTTTCCAGAGAGTCTATTTTTCGAACACCAGATGCCCGCAAAAGGGCCCGTCTTTGTCTGATAGACACGGGTTGCAGAAAGTAATAATTGTCCAAATCCATTTCCGACTCGGATGCATCACTAGGTTCCTCCTCGCTGTCACTCTCATCACTCGAAGACGCCCCTCCGTTACCCCCAGTCGAATGTCTCTCAGATCTTAGCTGCTGTAGAAGTTGTCGATGTATTCTGCGTTGTTCGTTGGCGTGCTCCCCTATCGTAAATTTCCGTACGTACGAATGCTGGGCACCCATACCCAAAGTGGAGCCTCCTTGCGAAGGAATACAAGTGAAACCTTGCGCTCGAGGAAAATAAAACACGGTCACACTATCGAACGAAATTCCCCGTTTTTTCTTACATTTCGGCTGCCCATCCTCCTCCGCCATCAACTTACGCTTGAGACTACTCTTCTTCGGCTGGGCACTGTCCAAAATATCGCGAATCTCCTCGATAGTGTTGCTACTTTGCTTGCCGTCATCGTCCTTCGACGTGGAGGGCAAAGTAAAGTCTTGCTCTTTCTGGTTGAAGTCTTCGAAATTATTAGCAGAACTTTGCGTTCCGTTAAGTCTGTCTAAGAACGAGGTCTCGCTGTCGCTCTCGCCTAAATTAGCAGCCGTGGCCATGGCTTCAGGCCGTTCTTCGTTCAGCTCTGAGCCTAGGCCCGAGTCGGATCCATCGGACCGATCGTGGGGTTCTTCCGTCAGTTCCTCAGTCGGGGGCAGACTCTCCGTCGCGGAGTCTTCGCCGTCGTTAGCAGTCAACAGTTCCGTCTCGATTGCTTCGTTTGATTGTGGCTCCGTGAAATCATCTTTGCAATTTGTACTCGAAGGCgttgtttcaacaaaaattttaacaggttCAACAATGTTCGAAATTTCTTCGCTTAACAAACTAACGGGGTTCGGGCTCGTCCCAGCATCGTCAGGCTTGGGCAGCGACTCGCTAGAGCCCATTCTCTCCGAATCTTCCTGGGTTGGCTCAACGGTATCACTTTCTTTCGCATCCGCTGTTTCCACAGTAGACATACTTAACTGGAAAGAAAAAATTCGTTAGCCCCAGCGATTTTTGGACAGTCGGTGGCTACGCCGACCGCAGCACTGACCTTAAACTTAACAATTTATTGTTCTACGCGAGCgacataatgaattttttgtcagAAGCGAATTtagaattgttttttaacacaGCAAACGAGCACACAATTACGTGCACTGATCGTGAAATCATTAACATGCTGATCCCGCACAAGGTCAAAAAATGAGAGTAAAGAGGGATTCCGATCCAAGTGCTCCCGATCTAGCCAAAATGGGCCGCAAACAGGTTCCTGACGCAAAATTTGTTGCTAGTGGCTTTCAAGGTTACAATGGGAAATACACGGGATTAGAATTATGTCAGACGCTTATTTTGACGTTAGAATTCTACCTTGCTGCTGCTAGATTTATATaagtttgatcaaaattgaaaactttcaCCACCAATGCACTAGAAACTCGCGACTAcacaaccaaaaatttttaatttggtggTGGACGGTGAGTGATACATATCCTAGATCTCGTAATTCCCGTTTTAATTCTTACTCATCGGCAGGAATTTACATAAATCGGGTTAATTTTATACCATTGAGGAGACTTTcaaaaataggaaaataatTCAATGTTAATGACTGAGTGCTCAGTTTGTAATTATTAGATCAACAGTCCGACTCTCAAGAACGGTTCCCTTCACCAGGAGCTGGATATACAGCAAACAGAAATGTTTTACTGCCATGATAAAATACAACTCCTTATGCGTCTAACGACAATCAAGGAAAACAACAATGTTATTGTTTATCTGGAATGATAAACACCATTTTGTGGATATGCAACCCAGCGCTCTAAATGTTTATCGCAGTCAAGTCGAGAAACCAATTCTCGACTATTCAATAATTTATCGAAAAGGCAGGTACATGTGGAAGTTCATCGTCACCAAATTGCTTAATCGTGAAGTGACCTTGCTTggagatttttaaatttcgattaTTTGTaagagtttaaaaataattttgcgcGAAAGTCAAATTGCTGAGACTGCTTGGCTATGGCTCACCTTGACTTCTTTTTGcacaaattgttaaaaattgacgCAACCTAGCTGTACCTATCTATGTGGGTACAGTTATTAATCTATTTTGTAATCAGCTGTGAGACACTATAATTTCATGCATTGCTTCAGGTCGCTAAACTCTCCTACCAGATGAATACGCCGAGGAAAAATGTTCGTAGTTATTTCTCATCACATAGGTAATGTTAGGGTGACTCGTAGCCGGTTTTAATAAGGCGTTTTGTCGAGATGTTCTTGCTCTGTACAAAGCTTACCCACGCTGTCTTGCGCAAAATACTAATGGCCGAGCGCAGTCCCAATATGGCACAGGACGAAGCGGAAATGGTCTGCATTGCCATACCGGGCCCATTGTCCTGACTTTTGCATCAATTAGAGATTATCAAATTTCCTTATCGCGCGCTGCAGATAAGATAATGAATTTTATTGGACAAGTAAACACTGATTTAGGGCCCGGAGGTGAAACCCGGTGTTAGAGGTCCTGCACCAATTAACTTTCGCACGAGAAAACGTAAATCTGAGACTTCAGACGGCGTTAATTCGCTGTTTACGAACAAATGGCCGTTCTATTTAACACCATCGTGTCGGAACAATTTTATGCAGATTAGAGGCACTAAAGACCAACAGCCTGTGATTAAATGAACCTCGAATTTTGGCTACGAGTCCGGTATTTGTTTGTCACTAGAAGTATTCTCGTCCTGGTGAAGTTTTGACGCGGGAAAGGTgcgctttaaaaatttaaactttaaatgaTAAAGTGAGGAAATTACGTTTTATCGCCGGATCAATACTTGTAAACCGAACTCTGCTCATTGATTTTATATCAAAGTGTGATTTTGGCATCCAACCGACCGCTATTTATAACGTCCAGCACTAATCAGGAGCCGTCACTGCAATGCTTCTAcattaaaagtaataaattacaaaaacggAAACTATGCAGTGACCCAGCAAGGCGCTCATTTTCAAATGAGCAATCGCTCTTCTAACGTTCAATTTTAGAGAAAGTACGTTTATtctgcaattattattaaagcaaGGTACCTGCCCACTGTCCCATTATACCGACTTGTACTTATAAATTCAATTCCGGAAGCGTTATATTGATCTTCCTAATCTTTAGTAATGACGTCAGTGGCTCATGTAGCACGACAacctgaatttaaaataaacaatgaatGGTAATCCTTTTCGTGAATTTATAATCTCTCATGGGTCGATGAAGGAACACTTCAATAAACCTCAACTCTTTTCCTGCTAGCAGAC
It contains:
- the Axud1 gene encoding uncharacterized protein Axud1 isoform X1, which codes for MDGKDKLSQCSECPQLSMSTVETADAKESDTVEPTQEDSERMGSSESLPKPDDAGTSPNPVSLLSEEISNIVEPVKIFVETTPSSTNCKDDFTEPQSNEAIETELLTANDGEDSATESLPPTEELTEEPHDRSDGSDSGLGSELNEERPEAMATAANLGESDSETSFLDRLNGTQSSANNFEDFNQKEQDFTLPSTSKDDDGKQSSNTIEEIRDILDSAQPKKSSLKRKLMAEEDGQPKCKKKRGISFDSVTVFYFPRAQGFTCIPSQGGSTLGMGAQHSYVRKFTIGEHANEQRRIHRQLLQQLRSERHSTGGNGGASSSDESDSEEEPSDASESEMDLDNYYFLQPVSIRQRRALLRASGVRKIDSLEKDECRDIRTSREFCGCGCKGYCDPDTCSCSQAGIKCQVDRLNFPCGCSRDSCGNSSGRIEFNPVRVRTHFIHTLMRLELEKKQEKEEEIKAEKKDTNWMENERLNVDYPKPDAQSKNGAKYKLRDGGDVESCVHDGSFTNLHYGAPGEGPGHNPPGFGELPAREDSLDLYTFREDWYGDDATRDGPVAERNKQQHVPHQPFPPSSQGFHFPDPRFSDVGFPASASPYPPPSNQYTQPYQSNFADFSPVFNPYGGGIYSPEFGAKPLEGNFQQNANGYEQFANENFSADAKENQYTSLNPVGANNKIESFSDLLHGRYNYPGYEDTNNFNCLNPSDVPASNNPERDQKCDNATNGNTNSDDCDDNFGEIIKKSMVETTSA
- the Axud1 gene encoding cysteine/serine-rich nuclear protein 1 isoform X2 codes for the protein MSTVETADAKESDTVEPTQEDSERMGSSESLPKPDDAGTSPNPVSLLSEEISNIVEPVKIFVETTPSSTNCKDDFTEPQSNEAIETELLTANDGEDSATESLPPTEELTEEPHDRSDGSDSGLGSELNEERPEAMATAANLGESDSETSFLDRLNGTQSSANNFEDFNQKEQDFTLPSTSKDDDGKQSSNTIEEIRDILDSAQPKKSSLKRKLMAEEDGQPKCKKKRGISFDSVTVFYFPRAQGFTCIPSQGGSTLGMGAQHSYVRKFTIGEHANEQRRIHRQLLQQLRSERHSTGGNGGASSSDESDSEEEPSDASESEMDLDNYYFLQPVSIRQRRALLRASGVRKIDSLEKDECRDIRTSREFCGCGCKGYCDPDTCSCSQAGIKCQVDRLNFPCGCSRDSCGNSSGRIEFNPVRVRTHFIHTLMRLELEKKQEKEEEIKAEKKDTNWMENERLNVDYPKPDAQSKNGAKYKLRDGGDVESCVHDGSFTNLHYGAPGEGPGHNPPGFGELPAREDSLDLYTFREDWYGDDATRDGPVAERNKQQHVPHQPFPPSSQGFHFPDPRFSDVGFPASASPYPPPSNQYTQPYQSNFADFSPVFNPYGGGIYSPEFGAKPLEGNFQQNANGYEQFANENFSADAKENQYTSLNPVGANNKIESFSDLLHGRYNYPGYEDTNNFNCLNPSDVPASNNPERDQKCDNATNGNTNSDDCDDNFGEIIKKSMVETTSA